A window of Meiothermus sp. CFH 77666 contains these coding sequences:
- a CDS encoding thioredoxin family protein, with the protein MLQYDQLPLGSPLIDAALPDLSGQVVRLSAFSEPFLAVMFICNHCPYVKGSIQEIVSLAHKYQGKVAFAGINSNDYERYPEDAPEVMRSFAQTHQFNFPYLLDKTQETAKAYKALRTPEVFVFDQNRKLRYHGRVNDTPKDPTTVTEHTLDRVLAALVAGQEPPVTEANAIGCTIKWKPGNEPTVRIG; encoded by the coding sequence ATGCTTCAGTACGACCAGCTACCCCTTGGGAGCCCCCTGATTGACGCCGCCCTGCCCGACCTTTCGGGCCAGGTGGTCAGGCTCTCGGCCTTCAGCGAACCTTTTCTGGCGGTGATGTTCATATGCAACCACTGCCCCTACGTCAAGGGCTCCATCCAGGAGATTGTTTCGCTGGCCCACAAATACCAGGGGAAGGTCGCCTTCGCGGGCATCAACTCCAACGACTACGAGCGCTATCCCGAAGACGCCCCGGAGGTCATGCGCTCTTTTGCCCAGACCCACCAGTTCAACTTCCCCTACCTGCTCGACAAGACCCAGGAGACCGCCAAAGCCTACAAAGCCCTTCGCACCCCCGAAGTGTTCGTCTTCGACCAGAACCGCAAGCTGCGCTACCACGGGCGGGTGAACGACACGCCCAAAGACCCCACTACCGTCACGGAACACACCCTGGATCGGGTGCTGGCGGCGCTGGTAGCGGGCCAGGAACCGCCCGTTACCGAGGCCAACGCCATTGGCTGTACCATCAAGTGGAAACCCGGCAACGAACCCACCGTGCGGATCGGTTGA
- a CDS encoding SDR family NAD(P)-dependent oxidoreductase — MNIPGSLCVISGASSGIGKASALELARRGARVVLVARRAQTLEQLEGQIRASGGQAWAFPADLSQPREALRLGEWVLQELGTPDILIHSAGAGEWRFLDETPLEDLQRLMDTPYFAAAYLTRVFLPAMLQQNRGFILSVCSPASRLVWPGATGYIAARWALNGFTEALRADLYYTKLQVCAFFPGKISDSEYFTRNTDTERRIPRIGRLIPEITSQQAALGIVRALEQDARMMFVPWQLHAFDLLARWFPRIAEHLAWRTGARRRDV, encoded by the coding sequence ATGAACATTCCCGGAAGCCTTTGCGTGATCAGCGGGGCCAGCAGCGGCATTGGCAAAGCCAGTGCGCTCGAGCTCGCCCGGCGCGGCGCCCGGGTGGTGCTGGTAGCCCGACGGGCGCAGACCCTGGAACAGCTCGAGGGTCAAATACGTGCTTCAGGCGGGCAGGCCTGGGCCTTTCCCGCCGACCTCAGCCAGCCCCGGGAGGCCCTGCGCCTGGGTGAGTGGGTGCTGCAAGAGCTGGGTACGCCAGACATCCTGATTCACAGCGCCGGGGCCGGCGAGTGGCGCTTCCTGGACGAAACCCCCCTCGAGGACCTTCAGCGCCTGATGGACACCCCGTACTTTGCGGCGGCCTACCTGACGCGGGTCTTTCTGCCCGCCATGTTGCAGCAAAACCGGGGGTTTATTCTTTCGGTCTGCTCACCGGCCAGCCGGCTGGTCTGGCCGGGGGCGACTGGCTATATCGCTGCCCGCTGGGCCCTGAACGGCTTCACCGAAGCCCTGCGCGCAGACCTTTACTACACCAAACTCCAGGTGTGTGCTTTTTTTCCGGGCAAAATCAGCGACTCCGAGTACTTCACCCGCAACACCGATACCGAGCGTCGCATCCCCCGGATTGGGCGCTTGATTCCTGAAATTACCTCGCAGCAAGCGGCCCTGGGCATTGTGCGGGCCCTCGAGCAGGATGCCCGAATGATGTTTGTGCCCTGGCAGTTACACGCCTTCGACCTGCTGGCCCGCTGGTTTCCCCGCATTGCCGAGCACCTGGCCTGGAGGACCGGAGCCAGGCGGAGGGACGTCTAG
- a CDS encoding metallophosphoesterase yields the protein MRILALSDQIHPFIYQERFPNNLPPFELVLMAGDLPGSYIEFVATKVRVPVVYVHGNHKEEYVQDYLGNLTAPGGAIKAHGRIVEVAGLRIAGWGGCPRYNNRDIGQYNEAEAQSRFLSWYPVLMGRRLLKGHGVDVLLTHAPPPGPHAGKDFAHRGSTALGLFHRLYRPRIHVHGHIHLYEAQPKREYTSPEGVRVVNAFEYTLIEL from the coding sequence ATGCGTATACTAGCGCTCTCCGACCAGATTCACCCCTTCATCTATCAGGAGCGCTTTCCCAACAATCTGCCCCCCTTTGAGCTCGTACTCATGGCGGGTGATTTACCGGGTAGCTACATCGAGTTTGTAGCGACCAAGGTTCGGGTACCGGTGGTCTATGTGCACGGCAACCACAAAGAAGAATACGTACAGGACTATCTGGGCAACCTGACCGCGCCGGGCGGTGCCATCAAGGCCCACGGGCGCATCGTGGAGGTGGCGGGCCTGCGGATTGCAGGCTGGGGGGGCTGCCCCCGCTACAACAACCGCGATATTGGGCAGTACAACGAAGCCGAAGCCCAGAGCCGTTTTTTATCGTGGTATCCGGTGCTGATGGGCCGCCGCCTGTTGAAGGGACATGGGGTGGATGTTCTGCTCACCCACGCCCCACCCCCTGGCCCCCATGCAGGCAAAGACTTCGCCCACCGGGGCAGTACCGCGCTGGGGCTATTCCACCGCCTCTACCGCCCCAGAATTCATGTCCACGGTCACATCCACCTGTACGAGGCCCAGCCCAAACGTGAATACACCAGCCCCGAGGGGGTACGGGTCGTCAATGCCTTCGAGTACACTCTGATTGAGCTATGA
- a CDS encoding type I phosphomannose isomerase catalytic subunit — MKPTIPAIGLVARPVHRVWGGTRLAERLGLSSEEPIGELWLAYDQNTIRSEPLAGRTLADALPELGPDFIGKVAYSKYGLELPLLIKFLDTAEWLSVQVHPDDAYAHTVEAASGFHGKTEAWYILEGEGEIVYGLREPMNRENLARAAQDGTLWDGLRREWVVSEQVIPVPAGTIHALGPGLLLYEVQQRSDLTYRLYDYGRPRELHLEKGLDVAKRTPTPLPHPIPLPAHHKEILLACEAFVLERYHLRGRQTLRAPDESFLLLTLIVGGAEWQEGSLSWGDTLLIGAGQVVELTGRAQFLGAFMPPSDWLDWYPNSLRVS, encoded by the coding sequence ATGAAGCCGACCATTCCTGCCATTGGGCTGGTAGCAAGGCCGGTGCACCGGGTTTGGGGTGGAACGCGCCTGGCTGAAAGACTGGGTCTCTCAAGCGAGGAACCCATTGGAGAACTCTGGCTGGCCTACGACCAGAACACCATTCGTTCGGAGCCGTTGGCAGGCCGAACCCTGGCCGATGCCCTGCCCGAACTGGGCCCCGACTTCATCGGCAAGGTGGCTTATAGCAAGTATGGCCTCGAGCTGCCCCTGCTTATCAAGTTCCTCGATACCGCCGAGTGGCTCTCGGTGCAGGTACATCCGGACGATGCCTACGCCCACACCGTAGAAGCTGCCAGTGGTTTTCACGGCAAGACCGAAGCCTGGTACATCCTCGAGGGCGAGGGCGAAATAGTCTATGGCCTGCGGGAGCCGATGAACCGCGAAAACCTGGCCAGGGCCGCCCAGGACGGTACCCTCTGGGACGGGCTTCGGCGGGAGTGGGTGGTTTCCGAGCAGGTAATCCCCGTACCCGCAGGCACCATTCACGCCCTGGGGCCCGGCCTGCTGCTCTACGAGGTACAGCAGCGCTCCGACCTGACCTACCGCCTCTACGACTATGGGCGGCCCCGCGAACTGCACCTGGAAAAAGGGCTGGACGTCGCCAAACGAACCCCCACCCCGCTGCCCCACCCGATCCCTCTCCCCGCCCATCACAAGGAAATCTTGCTGGCCTGCGAGGCGTTTGTGCTCGAGCGCTACCACCTGCGCGGCAGACAGACCCTGCGCGCCCCCGACGAGAGTTTCTTGCTCCTGACCTTGATTGTGGGAGGGGCAGAATGGCAGGAAGGGTCGCTCTCATGGGGCGATACCCTGCTCATCGGCGCTGGACAGGTCGTCGAACTTACCGGGCGGGCGCAGTTTTTGGGGGCCTTCATGCCCCCTTCTGACTGGCTGGACTGGTATCCAAACTCGCTACGGGTTTCATAA
- the ispG gene encoding flavodoxin-dependent (E)-4-hydroxy-3-methylbut-2-enyl-diphosphate synthase codes for MVVNRRKTPTVWVGKVPKGGDHPVVVQSMTNTDTADIEATVGQVWALARAGSEVVRMTVNNDEAAKAVPEIKRRLADLGVDVPLVGDFHFNGHILLRKYPEMALALDKYRINPGTVGKGKQQDPNFKTMCEVAVEYGKPVRIGVNWGSLDAGLLDEMMDANAALPEPKDAHQVTLETIVESAVRSYEWALKYGLTEDKIILSAKISNAPDLWWVYRELAKRTNAPLHLGLTEAGMGVSGIVTSTAGLVPLLAEGIGDTIRVSITPAPGEPRTKEVEVALEILQSIGVRQFSPSVASCPGCGRTTSTFFQELALQVSKRLSAQMPVWKTQYPGVENLKVAVMGCVVNGPGESKHADIGISLPGTGEAPRAPVYIDGQLATTLKGDHIAEEFMGMVEEYIQKRFGKQPA; via the coding sequence ATGGTAGTGAACCGCCGCAAGACCCCCACCGTCTGGGTGGGCAAGGTGCCCAAAGGGGGCGACCATCCGGTCGTTGTGCAATCCATGACCAATACCGACACCGCCGACATCGAGGCCACCGTGGGCCAGGTCTGGGCGCTTGCCAGAGCCGGCTCTGAGGTCGTGCGTATGACGGTCAACAACGACGAAGCCGCCAAGGCCGTACCTGAAATCAAACGCAGGCTGGCCGACCTCGGGGTGGATGTGCCCCTGGTGGGCGATTTCCATTTCAACGGGCATATCCTGTTGCGTAAATACCCCGAGATGGCCCTGGCGCTGGACAAATACCGCATAAACCCCGGTACGGTGGGCAAGGGCAAGCAACAGGACCCCAACTTCAAAACCATGTGCGAGGTGGCGGTGGAGTATGGCAAGCCGGTTCGTATTGGGGTGAACTGGGGTTCGCTGGATGCGGGCTTGCTGGATGAAATGATGGACGCCAACGCCGCCCTGCCCGAACCCAAAGACGCCCACCAGGTTACGCTCGAGACCATTGTGGAGTCGGCGGTACGCAGCTACGAGTGGGCCCTCAAGTATGGCCTGACCGAAGACAAAATTATCCTCTCGGCCAAGATTTCCAACGCACCTGACTTGTGGTGGGTTTACCGCGAACTGGCCAAACGCACCAATGCCCCCCTGCACCTGGGGCTGACCGAAGCCGGCATGGGCGTGAGCGGTATCGTGACCAGCACGGCGGGCCTGGTTCCCCTGCTGGCCGAGGGCATTGGCGATACCATCCGGGTCTCCATTACCCCGGCTCCCGGCGAGCCCCGCACCAAAGAGGTGGAGGTGGCCCTGGAAATTCTGCAGTCCATAGGGGTACGCCAGTTCAGCCCCAGCGTGGCCAGTTGCCCCGGCTGTGGGCGCACCACAAGCACCTTCTTCCAGGAACTGGCTTTGCAGGTATCGAAGCGCCTGAGTGCCCAGATGCCGGTCTGGAAGACCCAGTACCCTGGGGTGGAAAACCTCAAGGTGGCGGTGATGGGGTGTGTGGTCAACGGCCCCGGCGAGTCCAAGCACGCCGACATTGGGATTTCACTGCCCGGCACCGGCGAGGCCCCTCGCGCACCGGTCTACATTGACGGACAGCTTGCCACCACCCTCAAGGGTGACCACATCGCCGAGGAGTTTATGGGGATGGTGGAGGAGTACATCCAGAAGCGCTTTGGCAAGCAGCCAGCCTAG